GGGCGTCGAGGTGATCGACATCGACCGGATGGCCGCCGTCCTCGCCGACGGGCCGGCCGCCGCCGACGCGGCCGAGGTCGGCCGGATCGTCGCCGGTGAGGTCGAGGCGTTCCTGAGCTGGCTGCGCGGGGCTGACGTGGCACCCACCGTGGCCGCCCTGCGCGGCCGGGCCGACGACGTGGTCACCGCCGAGCTGCGCCGGCTCGGCCAACGCCGACCCGACCTCAGCGACGACCAGCGCGCCGAGGTGGCCCGCACCGTGCACCGGGTGGTCCAGCGCCTGCTGCACCAGCCGACCGTGCGGGTCCGCCAGCTCGCCGCCGAACCCGGTGGCGACCAGTACGCGGCCCTGCTGCGCGAGCTGTTCGACCTGGAAGTGCCACAGACGTCCCCGGTCGACACCGTCCCCGACGTGGTGGCCACCGACCTCGACGGCCGGTCGTCGTTCGACGCGGCCGACGTCCCGACCTCCGGAGGTGCGCGATGACCGCCCCCCTGCGCCTCGGCACCCGGGGCAGCGTCCTGGCGATGGCCCAGTCCGGCCACGTCGCCGACGCCCTCACCGCGGCCACCGGCCGCCCGGTCGAGCTGGTCGAGGTGGTGACCGCCGGGGACCGCTCCACCGCCCCGGTGCAGCGGCTCGGTGTCGGCGTCTTCGTGTCCGCCCTGCGGGACGCGCTGACCGCCGGTGAGATCGACTTCGCCGTGCACTCGTACAAGGACCTGCCCACCGCGGCGGCGCCCGGTCTGCACATCGCGGCCGTGCCGCCCCGGCAGGATCCACGGGACGCGCTCGTCGCCACCGGCGGCCGAACCCTTGCCGAGCTGCCGCCCGGCGCGCGGATCGGCACCGGCGCCCTGCGCCGGATCGCCCAGCTGCACGCGCTCGGCATGCAGTTCGAGGTCACCCCGATCCGGGGCAACGTCGACTCCCGGGTGGGCCGGGTGCTCGGCCCGGACGCCGACTTCGACGCCGTCGTGCTGGCCCGGGCCGGGCTCGCCCGGATCGGCCGCGCCGACGTCATCACCGAGACGCTCGACCCGATGCTCATGCTGCCGGCGCCCGCACAGGGCGCGCTCGCGGTCGAGTGCCGGGCCGACGACCACGACCTGATCGAGCTGCTGGCGCGGCTCGATCACGCGCCGTCCCGCGCCGCGGTCACCGCGGAACGGGCACTGCTGGCCACCTTGGAGGCCGGGTGCAGCGCACCCGTGGCCGCCTACGGCGAACTCGCCGAGGGTGAGACCGGTGAGGAGATCTACCTGCGCGGTGCGGTGATCAGCCCGGACGGTTCCCGTGACCTCCGGCTGTCCCGCACCGGAACGCCCGCCGACGCGGCGGAGATCGGCAAGGCTCTCGCCGCCGAACTCCTCGAACTCGGTGCCGACTCGATCCTCGGCCAAGAAGGACACGCCGGCCCGGGGACCCAGCAACTTGGGAGCACAGAATGACCCGCACCCGTAAGCCCGTAGGCCGGATCGCTTTCGTCGGGGCCGGCCCCGGCGACCCGGGCCTGCTGACCCGCCGGGCGCTCGACGCCCTGGTCGAGGCCGACCACGTGGTGTACGACCGGGGAGTCCCCGAGTCGCTGCTGACCCACGTACGCGCCCAGGCCCGGTCCGACGCCGAGTTCAGCCCCGCCGAGGGCGTGCCGGGGGACGTGGCGAAGGTGCTGATCTCCGCGGCCCGCTCCGGCCAGAACGCGGTGCACCTGGTCGCCGGTGACCCGTTCGGCCACGACTCGGTGGTCAAGGAGGTGCAGGCGGTGGCGCGCACCGCGGCCCACTTCGAGGTGGTGCCGGGCGTCGGCCAGGCCGAGGGCGTCGCCACGTACGCCGGCGTCCCGCTGCCGGGCGTGCGCACCGCCGCCGACGTCGAGGACGTCACCGCGCTGGACTTCGACGCGCTCGCCACGGCCGTGGGCCGGGGCTCGCTGGCGCTCGCGGTGGACGCCGGTGACCTGGCCGCCGTCCGGGACGGGCTGCTGGCGGCCGGGGTCGACGGCGCCACCGCGGTCGGGGTGACCGGCGACGGCACCGGCGAGACGCAGTACACCACCACGTCGAGCGTGGACTCCTTCGTCGCGGCGGCACTCGGCTTCACCGGCCGCGTCGTGCTCACCGTCGGCGCGGGCGTCACCGACCGCGACAAGCTGAGCTGGTGGGAGAACCGCCCGCTGTACGGCTGGAAGGTGCTGGTGCCCCGCACCAAGGAGCAGGCCGGCGCGATGAGCGCGCGGCTGCGCGCGTACGGGGCGATCCCGTGCGAGGTGCCGACCATCGCGGTCGAGCCGCCCCGCACCCCGGCCCAGATGGAGCGCGCGGTCAAGGGCCTGGTCGACGGCCGGTACGCCTGGGTGATCTTCACTTCGGTGAACGCGGTCCGGGCGGTCTGGGAGAAGTTCGCCGAGCACGGGCTGGACGCCCGGCACTTCGGCGGCGTCAAGATCGCCTGTATCGGTGAGGCGACCGCCGACGCGGTCCGCGCGTTCGGCATCCAGCCGGAGCTGGTCCCGGCCGGGGAGCAGTCCTCCGAGGGCCTGCTGGCCGAGTTCTCCCCGCACGACGAGATCCTCGACCCGGTCGGCCGGGTGCTGCTGCCCCGCGCCGACATCGCCACCGAGACGCTTGCCGCCGGCCTCACCGAGCGGGGCTGGGAGGTCGACGACGTGACCGCGTACCGGACCGTCCGGGCGGCGCCGCCGCCGGCCGAGATCCGCGACGCGATCAAGTCGGGCGGATTCGACGCGGTGCTCTTCACCTCGTCCTCCACCGTTCGGAACCTGGTCGGCATCGCCGGGAAGCCGCACGCGCGTACCGTTGTTGCCGTCATCGGGCCCAAGACGGCGGAGACCGCGACGGAGTTCGGCCTGCGGGTCGACGTGCAGCCGCCGCACGCCTCGGTGCCCGACCTGGTGGAGGCGCTCGCCGCCTACGCCGTCGAGCTGCGCGAGAAGCTCGCCGCCATGCCGGCGAAGCAGCGCCGCGGCTCGAAGGTGCAGGGCCCGACCGCCCTGAGGTTCCGCTGACAGGAGGACCCCTCATGCCGTACCCCGAGATCCGGCCCCGCCGGCTGCGCCGCAACGCGGCCGTGCGGCGGCTGGTCTCCGAGACCCGCGTCGCCCCGGCCGAACTGGTCATGCCGATGTTCGTCAAGGAGGGCCTGACCGAGCCGCGGGCCGTCGCGTCGCTGCCGGGGGTGCTCCAGCACTCCCGGGACTCGCTGCGCAAGGCGGCCGTCGAGGCGGTCCAGGCCGGGGTCGGCGGGATCATGCTGTTCGGGGTGCCGGCGACGCGGGACGAGACCGGCTCCGGCGGCCTCGACCCGGCCGGCATCCTCAACGTGGCCATCCGGGACGTGATCGCCGAGGTCGGTGACGCCACCGTGGTGATGAGCGACCTCTGCCTGGACGAGTTCACCTCGCACGGGCACTGCGGCCTGCTCACCCCGGACGGCGGCGTGGACAACGACGCGACGCTCGCCGCGTACGCCGAGATGGCGGTCGCCCAGGCCGACGCCGGGGTCCACATGGTCGGGCCGTCCGGGATGATGGACGGCCAGGTCGGCGTGGTCCGCAAGGCCCTGGACGCCGCCGGTCACCGGGACGTCTCGGTGCTGGCGTACGCGGTGAAGTACGCCTCCGCCTTCTACGGCCCGTTCCGCGACGCGGTGGAGTCGGCGTTGGACGGCGACCGGCGCACCTACCAGCAGGACCCGGCGAACCTGCGGGAGTCGCTGCGCGAGGTCGAGCTGGACGTCGCCG
The genomic region above belongs to Micromonospora sp. WMMD1128 and contains:
- the hemC gene encoding hydroxymethylbilane synthase — translated: MTAPLRLGTRGSVLAMAQSGHVADALTAATGRPVELVEVVTAGDRSTAPVQRLGVGVFVSALRDALTAGEIDFAVHSYKDLPTAAAPGLHIAAVPPRQDPRDALVATGGRTLAELPPGARIGTGALRRIAQLHALGMQFEVTPIRGNVDSRVGRVLGPDADFDAVVLARAGLARIGRADVITETLDPMLMLPAPAQGALAVECRADDHDLIELLARLDHAPSRAAVTAERALLATLEAGCSAPVAAYGELAEGETGEEIYLRGAVISPDGSRDLRLSRTGTPADAAEIGKALAAELLELGADSILGQEGHAGPGTQQLGSTE
- a CDS encoding uroporphyrinogen-III synthase produces the protein MTRTRKPVGRIAFVGAGPGDPGLLTRRALDALVEADHVVYDRGVPESLLTHVRAQARSDAEFSPAEGVPGDVAKVLISAARSGQNAVHLVAGDPFGHDSVVKEVQAVARTAAHFEVVPGVGQAEGVATYAGVPLPGVRTAADVEDVTALDFDALATAVGRGSLALAVDAGDLAAVRDGLLAAGVDGATAVGVTGDGTGETQYTTTSSVDSFVAAALGFTGRVVLTVGAGVTDRDKLSWWENRPLYGWKVLVPRTKEQAGAMSARLRAYGAIPCEVPTIAVEPPRTPAQMERAVKGLVDGRYAWVIFTSVNAVRAVWEKFAEHGLDARHFGGVKIACIGEATADAVRAFGIQPELVPAGEQSSEGLLAEFSPHDEILDPVGRVLLPRADIATETLAAGLTERGWEVDDVTAYRTVRAAPPPAEIRDAIKSGGFDAVLFTSSSTVRNLVGIAGKPHARTVVAVIGPKTAETATEFGLRVDVQPPHASVPDLVEALAAYAVELREKLAAMPAKQRRGSKVQGPTALRFR
- the hemB gene encoding porphobilinogen synthase — encoded protein: MPYPEIRPRRLRRNAAVRRLVSETRVAPAELVMPMFVKEGLTEPRAVASLPGVLQHSRDSLRKAAVEAVQAGVGGIMLFGVPATRDETGSGGLDPAGILNVAIRDVIAEVGDATVVMSDLCLDEFTSHGHCGLLTPDGGVDNDATLAAYAEMAVAQADAGVHMVGPSGMMDGQVGVVRKALDAAGHRDVSVLAYAVKYASAFYGPFRDAVESALDGDRRTYQQDPANLRESLREVELDVAEGADMVMVKPALPYLDVVSAVRAAVDVPVAAYQVSGEYATVEAAAANGWVDRERVMLETLTSIRRAGAQIILTYWAVEAAQLLRQRY